A portion of the Doryrhamphus excisus isolate RoL2022-K1 chromosome 20, RoL_Dexc_1.0, whole genome shotgun sequence genome contains these proteins:
- the erlec1 gene encoding endoplasmic reticulum lectin 1, with amino-acid sequence MMAGLLLLICGLLELSVSVLANGDGYPIFTDEIPFKITWPGADFKMPTSGALYKEDNFVILTTLEKEKYKCLLPSLTAGDEDDVKEYSGPSPAELLEPLFKRSSCSYRIESYWTYEVCHGKHVRQYHEEKETGQKISVQEYFLGNIADKKQSPEADLSAKSEETETAQSTPETEVPSKNIEGQLTPYYSLEMGYGTPCVLKQNQPRSTSVLYVCHPEAKHEILSIAEVTTCEYEVVVLTPLLCTHPKYRFKSSPVNAIFCQALAGSPLRPQRLAQLDKEQEEQLKPPFMATTEPREEETTPMKEEAFTSTHKPMAVGGQAQVAVGTTHISRLTDNQLIKEFLSGSYCLHGGVGWWKYEFCYGKHVHQYHEDKEQGKNIVVVGSWNAEEHMEWAKKNVARSYQLKDTGAQKVKLVSHFYGHGDLCDMTGKPRQVIVKLKCKESESPHAVTVYMLEPQTCQYILGVESSVICRILDSADEQGLLSIST; translated from the exons ATGATGGCAGGGCTACTGCTGCTTATCTGCGGGCTTCTGGAGCTCTCGGTTAGCGTCTTAGCGAACGGAGACGGTTATCCCATCTTCACTGATGAGATTCCTTTCAAAATCACATGGCCTGGGGCCGATTTTAAAATG CCCACTTCTGGTGCACTTTATAAAGAAGACAACTTTGTCATCTTGACCACGCTAGAGAAGGAGAAATACAAGTGTCTCCTTCCTTCACTCACAGCTGGAGACGAG GATGATGTCAAGGAATACAGCGGCCCCAGTCCAGCCGAGCTTCTGGAGCCTCTGTTCAAACGAAGCAGCTGCTCATACCGG ATTGAATCCTATTGGACTTATGAAGTATGCCATGGAAAACATGTGAGACAATACCATGAAGAGAAGGAGACGGGTCAG AAAATAAGTGTTCAGGAATACTTCTTGGGGAATATAGCAGACAAGAAACAAAGTCCCGAAGCAG ATCTTTCAGCTAAAAGTGAGGAAACTGAAACTGCTCAATCGACGCCTGAAACGGAA GTTCCGTCTAAGAACATAGAAGGTCAGCTGACTCCTTATTACTCGCTGGAGATGGGCTACGGGACGCCGTGTGTGCTGAAGCAGAACCAGCCACGCTCCACCTCGGTCCTGTACGTGTGTCACCCGGAGGCCAAGCACGAGATCCTGTCCATCGCCGAGGTCACCACCTGCGAGTACGAGGTGGTGGTGCTGACCCCCCTGCTCTGCACACACCCCAAATACAG GTTCAAGTCGTCCCCGGTTAACGCCATCTTCTGCCAAGCGCTAGCTGGTTCACCGCTGCGGCCTCAGCGGCTGGCCCAGCTGGACaaggagcaggaggagcagcTCAAGCCTCCTTTCATGGCGACTACGGAGCCCAGGGAG GAGGAGACCACGCCTATGAAAGAAGAGGCCTTCACTTCCACTCACAAACCCATGGCCGTGGGCGGGCAGGCCCAGGTAGCCGTGGGCACCACCCACATCTCACGCCTGACTGACAACCAGCTCATCAAGGAGTTCCTCAGCGGCTCCTACTGTTTACACGGG GGGGTTGGATGGTGGAAATATGAATTTTGTTACGGAAAGCACGTCCATCAGTACCATGAG GACAAGGAGCAAGGCAAGAACATTGTGGTGGTCGGGAGCTGGAATGCAGAAGAACACATGGAGTGGGCCAAGAAGAACGTGGCTCGATCCTACCAGCTGAAAGACACCGGAGCGCAGAAAGTCAA GTTGGTCTCGCACTTCTACGGCCATGGCGACCTGTGCGATATGACTGGGAAGCCCAGACAAGTTATCGTGAAATTAAA ATGTAAAGAGTCTGAATCTCCCCATGCCGTCACCGTCTACATGTTGGAACCTCAAACCTGCCAGTACATCCTTGGG GTTGAGTCTTCAGTTATATGCAGGATTCTTGACTCAGCAGATGAACAAGGACTGCTCTCCATCTCCACCTAA
- the gpr75 gene encoding probable G-protein coupled receptor 75 → MNITVTPSDPTDVPKQANLNGSQASHDPPAWALIHTATLSICSLLLVFIFCLGSYGNLVVFLSFFDPAFRKFRTNFDFMILNLSFCDLFMCCVTAPMFALVLYLDAGGGDGVSKSFCFAFHLTSCGFIIMSLETVAVIALHRLRMVLGQQPNRTASFPCTLALTALLWTSSFTMAALLTMRAYPRRDGPCLPHFGLGGGRARPVLYAYLADFAFCVAVVTVSYLMIAHTLKKNAQVRKCPIMTVAARCTPTPPPLVAPSFEGVQCSTQGPPLYRKLQNVKTHSYANGPTQALVPGAAQGATCCQLVSTVNLATAKDSKAVVTCIVIVFSVLLCCLPMGVCLAQDVLSPESNFAHYQFELCGFVLIFLKSGINPFVYSRNSAGLRRRVLCCMHWASLGLLCCKHKTRLHAMGKGSLEVNRNKSSHHETNSAYVLSPKAQKRLVDQACGPSQSRDCGASPRNARRPRPASTSTPINTRIEPYYSIYNSSPSVGPSSPTSLQPASSQTFAFAKSYVAMHYHTHHDALQDFESTSVQQIPVPSV, encoded by the coding sequence ATGAACATCACGGTGACGCCATCCGACCCGACGGATGTGCCCAAGCAGGCGAACTTGAACGGCAGCCAGGCGTCACACGACCCCCCAGCCTGGGCGCTCATCCACACCGCCACCCTGAGCATCTGCTCCTTGCTCCTGGTCTTCATCTTCTGCTTGGGTTCCTACGGCAACCTTGTGGTGTTCCTGTCCTTTTTTGACCCGGCGTTCCGCAAGTTCCGTACCAACTTTGACTTCATGATCCTTAATTTGTCCTTCTGCGATTTGTTCATGTGCTGCGTGACGGCGCCCATGTTTGCGCTGGTGCTGTACCTGGATGCGGGCGGGGGGGACGGCGTGTCCAAGAGCTTCTGTTTCGCCTTCCACCTGACCAGCTGCGGGTTCATCATCATGTCCCTGGAGACGGTGGCCGTCATCGCCCTGCACCGCCTGCGGATGGTCCTGGGCCAGCAGCCCAACCGCACCGCCTCCTTCCCCTGCACCCTGGCCCTCACCGCCCTGCTGTGGACGTCCAGCTTCACCATGGCCGCCCTGCTCACCATGCGGGCGTACCCTCGAAGGGACGGCCCCTGCTTGCCCCACTTTGGCCTGGGAGGGGGTCGGGCCCGGCCGGTGCTGTACGCCTACCTTGCTGACTTTGCTTTTTGCGTTGCCGTGGTGACCGTGTCCTATCTGATGATCGCTCACACCCTGAAGAAGAACGCGCAAGTGAGGAAGTGTCCCATCATGACTGTGGCCGCCAGGTGCACCCCGACGCCTCCGCCCCTGGTGGCCCCGAGCTTTGAGGGCGTCCAGTGCAGCACTCAGGGCCCCCCCTTGTACCGGAAGCTACAGAACGTCAAGACGCACTCCTACGCCAACGGGCCCACCCAAGCTTTGGTCCCAGGGGCGGCCCAGGGAGCAACGTGCTGCCAGCTGGTGTCCACGGTCAACCTGGCCACCGCCAAAGACTCCAAAGCTGTGGTCACCTGCATCGTCATCGTGTTCTCCGTCCTGCTGTGCTGCCTCCCGATGGGCGTGTGCTTGGCGCAGGACGTCCTGTCGCCGGAGAGCAACTTTGCTCACTACCAGTTCGAACTGTGCGGCTTTGTGCTCATCTTCCTCAAATCCGGCATCAACCCGTTTGTGTACTCGCGCAACAGCGCGGGCCTGCGGCGCCGTGTGCTCTGCTGCATGCACTGGGCGTCGCTGGGGCTGCTTTGCTGCAAGCACAAGACACGCCTGCACGCCATGGGCAAGGGCAGCCTAGAGGTCAACCGGAACAAATCCTCTCACCACGAGACCAACTCGGCTTATGTTCTCTCGCCGAAGGCCCAGAAGAGGCTGGTGGACCAGGCTTGCGGGCCCAGTCAATCCAGGGATTGCGGCGCCAGCCCCAGAAACGCGCGGAGGCCTCGTCCCGCCAGCACGTCCACGCCCATCAACACCCGCATTGAGCCGTACTACAGCATCTACAACAGCAGCCCCTCGGTGGGGCCCAGCTCGCCCACCAGCCTCCAGCCTGCCAGCTCGCAGACGTTTGCCTTCGCCAAGTCCTACGTGGCCATGCACTACCACACCCATCACGACGCCCTGCAGGACTTTGAGAGCACCTCGGTGCAGCAGATCCCCGTCCCCTCGGTCTGA